One window of the Streptococcus parasanguinis ATCC 15912 genome contains the following:
- the vicK gene encoding cell wall metabolism sensor histidine kinase VicK, which yields MIDQLKQFVMSSNFVFVLITVGFIIVVALLLLENRRDNIKLRQLNSKIKDLIAGDYSEVVDMQGSPELTDMTNSINDLSEVIRLTHENLEQETKRLTSILSYMTDGVLATNRRGQIIMVNEMAAKQLNVNPDEVLNTSILDLLSLGDDYDLRSLITEVPELTIDSQDENGEYISLRVRFALIRRESGFISGLVAVLHDTTEQDKEERERRLFVSNVSHELRTPLTSVKSYLEALDDGALSEPVAPDFVKVSLNETNRMMRMVTDLLSLSRIDNETSQLDIELTNFTAFITFILNRFDKIKSQSQEDTKKYELIREYPITPIWVEIDTDKMTQVIDNILNNAIKYSPDGGKIKVGMRTTDAQLIISISDEGLGIPKKDLPRIFDRFYRVDKARSRAQGGTGLGLAIAKEIIKQHKGFIWAKSEYGKGSTFTIVLPYDKDAIKDDWDTEEEE from the coding sequence ATGATTGATCAACTAAAACAATTTGTAATGTCGTCGAACTTTGTCTTTGTTCTGATTACGGTTGGGTTTATCATTGTGGTAGCCTTGCTTTTGCTAGAAAACCGTAGGGACAATATCAAGCTCAGACAATTAAACTCCAAAATTAAAGATCTGATTGCAGGGGACTATTCCGAAGTGGTCGACATGCAAGGAAGTCCAGAGCTGACAGATATGACCAATAGCATTAATGATCTGTCTGAGGTTATTCGCCTGACGCATGAAAACTTGGAACAAGAAACCAAGCGTTTGACCAGTATCCTTTCTTACATGACAGATGGGGTGCTTGCGACCAACAGACGTGGTCAGATCATCATGGTCAATGAAATGGCAGCCAAGCAATTGAATGTTAATCCAGATGAGGTGCTCAATACCAGTATTCTGGATTTGCTTTCGCTTGGGGATGACTATGATCTGCGAAGCTTGATTACTGAAGTACCAGAGTTGACCATTGATTCCCAGGATGAAAATGGAGAATACATAAGTCTTCGTGTGCGCTTTGCCTTGATTCGTCGCGAGTCAGGTTTTATCTCTGGTCTGGTAGCTGTCTTGCACGATACGACAGAGCAGGACAAGGAAGAGCGGGAACGTCGCCTCTTTGTCTCCAATGTGAGTCATGAATTACGGACACCTTTGACCAGTGTGAAATCCTATCTGGAAGCCCTAGACGATGGCGCTTTGTCAGAGCCGGTAGCACCAGATTTTGTCAAGGTTTCACTCAATGAAACCAACCGCATGATGCGCATGGTCACAGATCTATTGAGCTTGTCACGAATCGATAATGAAACCAGTCAGTTGGACATCGAGTTGACCAACTTTACGGCCTTTATCACCTTTATTTTGAACCGCTTTGATAAGATCAAGAGTCAATCGCAAGAAGATACCAAGAAGTATGAACTAATCCGAGAATACCCGATCACTCCAATCTGGGTGGAAATTGATACGGATAAAATGACCCAGGTGATCGATAATATCTTGAACAATGCCATCAAGTACTCACCTGATGGTGGAAAGATCAAGGTAGGGATGAGAACAACAGATGCCCAGTTGATTATTTCCATCTCAGATGAGGGTTTGGGGATTCCCAAGAAAGACTTGCCACGCATTTTTGATCGCTTTTACCGAGTGGATAAGGCGCGTAGCCGGGCCCAAGGTGGGACTGGTCTGGGCTTAGCCATTGCTAAGGAGATCATTAAACAACACAAAGGCTTTATTTGGGCCAAGAGTGAATATGGCAAGGGATCTACCTTTACCATTGTCTTGCCGTATGACAAAGATGCTATTAAAGACGACTGGGATACAGAAGAGGAAGAATAA